The nucleotide window CGCGGACGCAAGCCGAAGGCGGCTCTGGCTGCAGCACCGACCGAAGCCGCTCCAGTTCCCAAGAAGCGCGGACGCAAGCCGAAGGCGGCTCTGGCTGCAGCACCGTCAGTTGCTGTATCCACCGGTTTTTCCGGTTCAGTCAATCTGACCAATCTCGATCTCGAGTTGATCAACCGGGTGCTCAATATGAGTATCGACGACAAACTCGCGCTGATCAAGCGACTTTCCTGATCGGACACAAGGGAGCCCGTCCGGTGTTCCCTGGCGGGCTCCTTTGAAGATTGGGTTTGAGGCAGGTTAGAATAGGCTGCAGACGGTAGGGCAGAAATGCCTGCTGTCCAATTGGCGTTTTTGACGCCGGTCACACTATACTAACCGGGCGACTCTATATTATATTTGTCTATCAGGTTAGGTGCAGTCCGTCGAGTGTCTCGGACCGCGACAACGTTTCGTTAGAAAGTCCCCAAAGTGTGCGGAATCATAGGTTATGTAGGCCATCGTAGCGCCACTCCCATTCTCGTCAATGGCTTGAAGAGAATGGAGTATCGCGGATACGACTCGGCCGGCATTGCGGTCGTCAACAACGGCTCAATGCAGATTACCAAGGTGGGCGGAAAGATCTCGGGGTTGGTCGAGCGCATCAACGGCTCCATGAGCGAGGGGTCTATCGGCATCGGTCATACCCGTTGGGCAACTCACGGCGAGCCCAATGAGATCAACGCGCATCCTCATACCGACTGCACCGGTCGTATCGTCTTGATTCATAACGGCATCATTGAGAACTACTACACCCTGAAGACCGGTCTGGCAGCCAAAGGGCACATCTTCAAGACGGATACCGACAGCGAAGTTCTCGCCCATCTGATCGAGGAGTTGGACGAGGGCGACATCGAGCAAGCCGTCCGGCGCGCGTTGTCGCAGGTCAAAGGGACTTACGGCATCGTCGTCCTCTCGCACGACGAACCGGACCGCCTGATCGCGGCTCGACTCGGCTCACCACTCGTGCTCGGCATCGGCACGGGTGAGAATTTCATCGCCTCAGACCTTGCTGCGGTGGTCGATCATACCCGCAACGTGATCTTCCTCGACGACGGCGAATTCTCGGTCGTCACCAAAGACGGAATAGCCAACACTACGCTGGCACATGAGCCGCTCGACAAGCGCGTAGATAAGATCTTTTTCGACATTCAGGAGATCGAAAAGGGCGGCTATCCGCACTTTATGTTGAAGGAGATTGCCGAGCAGCCCAATTCGCTCACCGACTCGCTGCGCGGCCGGGTCATCGAAGCCGAAGGCAACGCCAAGTTGGGCGGATTGGTCAATTTCGAGTCCCAACTTGCAGCGACGAAACGGATCATCATTCTCGGTTGTGGGACGTCGTGGCATGCCGGGTTAATCGGCGAGTATCTGATTGAGGAACTGGCCGGTATTCCGGTCGAAGTGGAGTATGCCTCCGAGTTCCGCTACCGGAACCCGATCGTTGAACGAGGTACCATCGCCCTTGCTATCAGTCAATCGGGCGAGACGATCGATACTCTGGCGGCGATGCGCGAAGCCAGGGCTCGCGGCGCGTTAGCCTTGGGCGTCTGTAATGTCGTAGGGTCAACGATTGCGCGGGAGTCCGACGGAGGAGTCTATATCCACGCCGGGCCGGAGATCGGTGTTGCCTCAACCAAAGCCTTCACTTCACAGGTAGCAGTGCTTACGCTCCTGGCGCTCAAACTTGGTCGGAATCGGAAGTTATCGCTTGAGCGTGGTCGGGAAATCGTTCACGGGCTGATCGAACTTCCGCAAAAGGTTCGTCAGGTGCTCGCTTCATCAGACCAAATCCTTGAACTTGCCCGGAAGTTTGCCGATTCGACCAATGCTCTCTATCTCTCGCGTGGGATTAACTACCCGGTAGCCCTTGAAGGCGCGTTGAAGTTGAAGGAAATCTCCTACATTCATGCCGAGGGCTATCCAGCCGCCGAGATGAAGCACGGCCCTATCGCGCTGATAGATGAGAATATGCCGGTGATCTTCATCGCGACTAACGGCGCCATCTATGATAAGGTGCTCAGCAACATTGAGGAGGTAAGGGCGCGCAAGGGTGTCATCATTGCGGTCGTCAACGAAGGCGATGATGTGATTCGACGGCATGCTCACCACATGATTGAGATTCCGCGGACCGACTCGATATTGAGCCCGATCCTCGCCGTGATCCCGCTCCAGTTACTCGCTTATCATATGGCCGTTCTGCGGGGCTGCAATATCGATCAGCCGCGCAATCTGGCCAAAAGCGTCACCGTCGAGTAACGCTTAGTTTGTCCG belongs to Calditrichota bacterium and includes:
- the glmS gene encoding glutamine--fructose-6-phosphate transaminase (isomerizing), whose translation is MCGIIGYVGHRSATPILVNGLKRMEYRGYDSAGIAVVNNGSMQITKVGGKISGLVERINGSMSEGSIGIGHTRWATHGEPNEINAHPHTDCTGRIVLIHNGIIENYYTLKTGLAAKGHIFKTDTDSEVLAHLIEELDEGDIEQAVRRALSQVKGTYGIVVLSHDEPDRLIAARLGSPLVLGIGTGENFIASDLAAVVDHTRNVIFLDDGEFSVVTKDGIANTTLAHEPLDKRVDKIFFDIQEIEKGGYPHFMLKEIAEQPNSLTDSLRGRVIEAEGNAKLGGLVNFESQLAATKRIIILGCGTSWHAGLIGEYLIEELAGIPVEVEYASEFRYRNPIVERGTIALAISQSGETIDTLAAMREARARGALALGVCNVVGSTIARESDGGVYIHAGPEIGVASTKAFTSQVAVLTLLALKLGRNRKLSLERGREIVHGLIELPQKVRQVLASSDQILELARKFADSTNALYLSRGINYPVALEGALKLKEISYIHAEGYPAAEMKHGPIALIDENMPVIFIATNGAIYDKVLSNIEEVRARKGVIIAVVNEGDDVIRRHAHHMIEIPRTDSILSPILAVIPLQLLAYHMAVLRGCNIDQPRNLAKSVTVE